Proteins encoded together in one Lagopus muta isolate bLagMut1 chromosome 3, bLagMut1 primary, whole genome shotgun sequence window:
- the UPP1 gene encoding uridine phosphorylase 1 — MAPGVSNEKKMEDEQSSRENSIHLCNPHLEKMKEDILYHFALGTGTHDFPALFGDVKFVCVGGSPSRMKAFIAYIAEELGLGSPGGDYPNICAGTDRYAMYKVGPVLSVSHGMGIPSISIMLHELIKMLYHAKCSNITIIRIGTSGGIGLEPGSVVITRQSVDATFKPQFEQVVLGKTIIRSTNLDEELAKELLQCSKEINQFNTVIGNTMCTLDFYEGQGRLDGAICLYNEEEKLQYLKEAYDSGVRNIEMESSVFAAMCNLSGVRAAVVCVTLLNRLEGDQISSSHDILVEYQQRPQKLVGYFIKKSLGKV, encoded by the exons AGAAAATTCTATCCATCTGTGCAACCCTCacctggaaaaaatgaaagaagacatCCTATACCATTTTGCTCTTGGGACCGGTACCCATGATTTTCCTGCACTGTTTGGAGACGTAAAG TTTGTGTGTGTAGGAGGAAGTCCTTCACGGATGAAAGCTTTTATTGCCTACATAGCTGAAGAACTTGGACTTGGGAGCCCTGGTGGTGACTACCCCAACATCTGTGCGGGAACTGACCGTTATGCCATGTACAAAGTGGGACCCGTTCTGTCAGTCAGT cacGGTATGGGCATTCCTTCTATTTCAATCATGTTGCACGAGCTGATCAAAATGTTGTATCATGCCAAGTGTTCCAACATAACCATTATTCGCATTGGCACCTCGGGTGGAATAG GTCTGGAGCCAGGCTCAGTGGTTATAACCAGGCAGTCTGTAGATGCCACCTTCAAACCTCAGTTTGAACAGGTTGTCCTGGGAAAAACTATAATTCGCAGCACAAATCTAGATGAAGAGCTGGCtaaagagctgctgcagtgcagtaaAGAAATCAATCAGTTCAATACTGTCATTGGAAACACTATGTGCACTTTGGATTTCTATGAAG GACAGGGAAGGTTGGATGGTGCGATCTGCTTGtataatgaagaagaaaaactgcaataTTTGAAGGAAGCTTATGATTCTGGTGTCAGAAACATTGAGATGGAATCTTCTGTCTTTGCTGCCATGTGCAATCTCAGTGGTGTCAGAG CTGCTGTAGTGTGTGTCACTCTCCTGAATCGGCTCGAAGGGGACCAGATCAGCAGCTCACACGATATACTTGTGGAGTATCAGCAGAGACCACAGAAATTAGTGGgatattttattaagaaaagtCTTGGGAAAGTATGA